Proteins encoded together in one Microplitis mediator isolate UGA2020A chromosome 7, iyMicMedi2.1, whole genome shotgun sequence window:
- the LOC130671545 gene encoding uncharacterized protein LOC130671545: MGRDSRKVSRELRSSEKINKSRSVKRKNVFNPKTAERDESIQSTSSKKLKQNTEDDVPEDSSTEFRIINFIQVFTAISALIKCKKCDGNVVFQTASTRGLGFKIVVACNNCGNEYIPSCSFVGHSYEINRRFIFVMRILGIGYEGLCKFCGLMDMPSFLDKSTHTILLKQILNCSKAVAETFMTKAVNEEKQAMPTTENEDINHLTVSGDGTWQKRGYTSSFGVSSIIGYFTGKILDINIKSAYCKLCEYWKKKTNTVEFEEWYQSHEDVCSANHQGSSGKMEVDAMVEMFSYSETKYGVKYANYIGDGDSKTYSGIIKSDPYENTTVNKKECIGHVQKRMGSRLRTLKSKQKGLGGRGKLTGKLIDKLTVYYGLAIRRHCDSIENMKSAIMATFYHYGSSDEKPNHDMCPKGEESWCSYQRAEARGELDTFSHDYSPLPSDVLKAIKPIYEDLSNENLLSRCVGGFNQNNNESFNQLVWKICPKTVNTSFTIVQIAAYVAMCIFNEGINSLLVLMNTLGLNCGPNSHRYAERMDAARIKVADKRANDNTREGRLQRRHQQIDILEAAMSAEELLYGPGIDDSV, from the exons atgggacgtgattctagaaaggtttcaagagaacttcggagttctgaaaaaattaataagtcgcgttcagtcaaaagaaagaatgtttttaatccgaaaacagccgaacgtgatgaaagtattcagagtacatcttctaaaaaattaaaacaaaacactgaagatgatgtacctgaagacagcagtactgaatttcgaataataaattttattcaggtattcactgcaatttctgctcttataaaatgtaaaaaatgtgatggaaatgtagtgtttcaaacagcaagtacacgtgggctgggattcaaaattgtagttgcatgtaataactgtggaaatgaatatattccttcctgttctttcgttgggcattcttatgaaataaacagacgtttcatttttgtaatgagaatactaggaataggatacgaaggattgtgcaagttttgcggcctgatggacatgccgtcttttttagataaatctacgcatacaattttactgaaacagattttgaattgtagtaaagccgtcgcagaaaccttcatgacgaaagctgtgaatgaagaaaagcaagcaatgccaacaactgaaaatgaagatataaatcatctaactgtatcgggagatggaacctggcaaaaacggggatatacatcgtcatttggagtttcttctataattggctattttactggaaagattcttgacataaacattaaaagtgcatattgtaagctatgtgagtattggaaaaaaaaaacaaatactgttgagttcgaggaatggtatcaatcgcatgaagatgtgtgttctgctaatcatcaagggtcttctgggaaaatggaggtggatgcgatggtcgaaatgttttcgtattctgaaactaaatatggagttaagtatgccaactatattggtgatggtgactccaagacctattcaggaattataaaatcagatccttacgaaaatacaactgtaaataaaaaggaatgtatagggcatgtccaaaagcggatggggagtcgattacgtacgctgaagagtaaacaaaaaggtcttggtggtcgaggtaagctcacaggaaaattaatagacaaactaactgtgtactatggtttagcaatacgccggcattgtgattctattgaaaatatgaaatctgctataatggcaaccttttatcactacggctcgagtgatgaaaaaccgaatcatgatatgtgtccaaaaggcgaagaatcttggtgctcttaccagcgcgctgaagcaagaggagagcttgataccttttctcacgattattctcctttaccttctgatgttttaaaagctatcaagcctatatacgaagatcttagtaatgaaaatttactttcaagatgtgtaggtggattcaatcagaataataatgaaagctttaaccaactagtatggaaaatatgcccaaaaacggtaaatactagttttactatcgtacaaatagctgcatacgttgctatgtgtatatttaatgagggtataaattcattattagtcttgatgaatacactaggacttaattgtgggcctaattctcatcggtatgcagaaagaatggatgctgcacgtatcaaagtagcagataagcgcgctaatgataacacccgagaaggtcgattgcaacgtaggcaccagcaaatcgatattttggaagctgctatgtcggctgaagagctattatatggtccaggaatagatgactcagt atga
- the LOC130671547 gene encoding uncharacterized protein LOC130671547 isoform X1 yields the protein MTSIMADIDTEPMSRLLKIANKFNCFYLSGFRAGECRAFIVDGQQVGLVRPDVMKELLNYPQVFQVQPDCVQLNPAFRGYAERSARVNEVLQEWRAGEKFITLRGWREEYYDVRAQFNTPPLFKMDRSATCLFGIRKYGVDINGYVMDPVKGLSIWLQKRSPSKQTWPGYWDNMISGGLSVGFGINETAIKEAGEEGSIPSNLLTKLKSAGCVSLFFESERGLFPNTEFVYDLELPVDFVPSNSDGEVETFELLPVNECLERILSPHFKTTSIPVALDFLIRHGYITPENEPVPPEVLCGDHHKSLEIHLKSIGQEKLVLLIDNLVPDRSFFFFFRN from the exons ATGACGAGCATCATGGCCGATATTGATACTGAACCAATGTCACGGCTGCTTAAAATTGCCAACAAGTTTAACTGCTTTTATTTATCag gcTTTCGTGCTGGTGAATGCAGAGCATTCATTGTCGATGGTCAACAAGTGGGTCTTGTCAGACCTGATGTAATGAAAGAACTCTTAAATTACCCTCAA gtATTTCAAGTTCAACCTGATTGTGTACAACTTAATCCTGCGTTCAGAGGATATGCAGAGAGAAGTGCAAGAGTAAATGAAGTATTACAAGAATGGAGAGctggtgaaaaatttattactttaagaGGCTGGAGAGAAGAATATTATGATGTTCGAGCTCAATTCAATACTCCTCCTCTCTTCAAGATGGATCGCTCTGCGACTT GTTTATTTGGAATTCGAAAATATGGTGTAGATATCAATGGATATGTGATGGATCCCGTAAAAGGTCTGTCTATTTGGCTACAAAAACGTAGCCCTAGTAAACAAACATGGCCCGGTTATTGGGACAATATGATTAGTGGTGGACTAAGCGTTGGTTTTGGGATTAATGAGACTGCAATAAAAGAAGCAGGTGAAGAGGGAAGTATTCcatcaaatttattgacgAAACTTAAAAGCGCTGGTTGTGTTTCACTTTTTTTCGAAAGCGAAAGAGGGTTATTTCCAAATACAGAATTCGTTTATGATCTCGAATTACCAGTAGATTTTGTACCAAGTAACAGTGATGGTGAAGTTGAaacatttgaattattaccGGTTAATGAATGCTTAGAGAGGATACTTTCACCTCATTTTAAAACAACTTCCATTCCTGTCGCccttgattttttaattagacaCGGATATATAACGCCGGAAAATG agcccgttcctcccgaagtcctttgcggtgatcatcataagtccttggagattcatctaaaatcaatcggacaagaaaaattagttttattaatagataatcttgtgcctgatcgaagctttttttttttttttcgaaattaa
- the LOC130671547 gene encoding uncharacterized protein LOC130671547 isoform X2 yields MTSIMADIDTEPMSRLLKIANKFNCFYLSGFRAGECRAFIVDGQQVGLVRPDVMKELLNYPQVFQVQPDCVQLNPAFRGYAERSARVNEVLQEWRAGEKFITLRGWREEYYDVRAQFNTPPLFKMDRSATCLFGIRKYGVDINGYVMDPVKGLSIWLQKRSPSKQTWPGYWDNMISGGLSVGFGINETAIKEAGEEGSIPSNLLTKLKSAGCVSLFFESERGLFPNTEFVYDLELPVDFVPSNSDGEVETFELLPVNECLERILSPHFKTTSIPVALDFLIRHGYITPENEPNFIKIVELLHVPLQTMYSFVQQQTKYKIATNGESNEILQ; encoded by the exons ATGACGAGCATCATGGCCGATATTGATACTGAACCAATGTCACGGCTGCTTAAAATTGCCAACAAGTTTAACTGCTTTTATTTATCag gcTTTCGTGCTGGTGAATGCAGAGCATTCATTGTCGATGGTCAACAAGTGGGTCTTGTCAGACCTGATGTAATGAAAGAACTCTTAAATTACCCTCAA gtATTTCAAGTTCAACCTGATTGTGTACAACTTAATCCTGCGTTCAGAGGATATGCAGAGAGAAGTGCAAGAGTAAATGAAGTATTACAAGAATGGAGAGctggtgaaaaatttattactttaagaGGCTGGAGAGAAGAATATTATGATGTTCGAGCTCAATTCAATACTCCTCCTCTCTTCAAGATGGATCGCTCTGCGACTT GTTTATTTGGAATTCGAAAATATGGTGTAGATATCAATGGATATGTGATGGATCCCGTAAAAGGTCTGTCTATTTGGCTACAAAAACGTAGCCCTAGTAAACAAACATGGCCCGGTTATTGGGACAATATGATTAGTGGTGGACTAAGCGTTGGTTTTGGGATTAATGAGACTGCAATAAAAGAAGCAGGTGAAGAGGGAAGTATTCcatcaaatttattgacgAAACTTAAAAGCGCTGGTTGTGTTTCACTTTTTTTCGAAAGCGAAAGAGGGTTATTTCCAAATACAGAATTCGTTTATGATCTCGAATTACCAGTAGATTTTGTACCAAGTAACAGTGATGGTGAAGTTGAaacatttgaattattaccGGTTAATGAATGCTTAGAGAGGATACTTTCACCTCATTTTAAAACAACTTCCATTCCTGTCGCccttgattttttaattagacaCGGATATATAACGCCGGAAAATG agccaaattttataaaaattgtggAATTACTTCATGTACCCCTTCAAACTATGTATAGCTTTGTACAGCAACAAACAAAGTACAAGATAGCAACCAACGGCGagtcaaatgaaattttacaatga